The genomic DNA atttatatcttttaataatatgataagttgtatactatatttatatcttttaataatagtagtttagtaggataaatatactatatttagtagtagtttaataatttagtagtttattagatatataacactatttatctatttttgtaataatcaaaattagggaattatcgtttaaccaaaccgttgaaccaaattatctctattccggctattataatatagtatagattagTTAAATATTTATTTCACTCATTTTTTACACTACTTTTCTCATTCcttttctctctatctttctaaAAAAATATGAATAGGATTTAAATTTGATATCATAATAATAGTAAAAAACAAAAATAAGGATCGTTGTTGGAGCTGTGCTATCTTTATTTAAGGAACACACAATAATGTTACCATTTGTCAATTAAGTTATTTAAAACACCATTCGGCTGTAAGCTATACTGATATACAGGCTGCCATTAAAAATCTTTCAGAACCAGATTAAAAATATGAGCAAGACGGGCAaaaacaaaaatacaaagaaaagtACACACTGGCGCAGCCAATGAGGATAATATTCGGTTTAACAATGAAACCATTTAGCAAAACAAAAACAATAAGCCTTTCTCTTTGGGAAGATAATATCCATAGTTCTAAATGAACAATTTTGGACAGTTTGCAACATGAAAACTGCAATCACAACAAAATTTGCAGAACCGGTTCGCAAAAAAAGGGCAGAACTTGGTTTTCTAGTTCTCACCTGAATGTGGTGGAAACAACTTGGACAATTGTAATACTTCTAATCCAACAAACAGAGTTCACTCACATATTTGACCTTCAAACACTCTGTAAACACAAAGAAATACATGGCCTCCAACACTCGTCTCACGAAGCATCAGATTTATAGGCCGAAGATCCTTTCaattgcaaaaaaaaaaaaggaaagtAGTAACAACCAAATCCAAATGAGTGTGCATCACCCCCATCAAATTATAAATCATCTTAACTCTAAACAGAAACAAACTGAAACAAAGTCGAGAGAGAAAGTAGAGCTTATGTTTAGGAAGAGCTTATTTACAGTAGAACATCTTTCCGTACCCAAGCCTACACCATATTTAATCCCCACTAGTGATCATCAAACCAAAATTCAATACCCTATAAAATTGAATCCCAAAAATGCTAAACTTCTGGTCAAAACATAAACAGGTATCACCAATGCACTAGTCATCACCCCATAACAAGTCGGAACCTCGCTCTATAACCATCAACTCTTTGCTCGTGATTAACTCCACAACCTCATCCATCAGATATCCCATTTAAGACATAATTTAAACTACAAACGAAATCAAATGACTCGAAGCTTAACAGATGAAACTTCATTATTAGTTTCACCACGGTACAAAAAGCCATTCTCAGTTCTTCACAGTTACAGGAAAATATGACTTGGATTAAGCAGGTCATAAGAACTCAAAGAAGTATCCCTCTGAAAACAAATTGAATATAAACGGTGGAGAGGAATTTATGTGCCCTTCCCATAGCTGCACAACCTTGTTATATGTATAACTCGGTAGACACTGAGAAACAGTCTGCTAGCAAAAATATAACTAAAAAATGACAACAATGTCTCCATGCAGCACTTCAGATTTTTACACATCATTTCAACATAGAAGAAGCTGGTAGTATTCAGCATGAACCCTACAAGTACACCCTATAAGTCCCCAAAGGGACTATTACGAataaacaaaaacaaataaatgGACCTCACCCAAACAATGTGAAAAACAAACAATCACTTCCACAAAGAAAAATAATAATATGTAACCGTAAAAGACTAGAAACCAAATGAAGTGTCCTCATACTAAGAAACTCGTATCAGAGAAAAAACAATAATATGTTACCGTAAAAGACTAGAAACAAAATGAAGTGTCCTCATACTAAGAAACTCTTATAAAAGTAACACGTTAAAATAAATGGCCATTTGGGCCCTCTGTTTAGATATAAATAATAATACACAAACAACAAAACCAAAATACCTTATGCTCTTTTGAAGCCCAAATCACTACCTAAAAGTACCAAACTTTGGATGAGGGTCAAATGCTAACACCGCAATACTATTGCCAACAACAAACAAAACAAAGCCAGCAATATAGAGCGAACACCTAAGATCCATAGGTGCGAGATACTTTTGTTCCCTATACGACAATAACACCAATTCAAGGTACACATTAGTGAACATGGGAGAGAAGAGGACCTATAGACCAAAAACATACTCTCCAATATCTCAGCCAAAAGGAAGGCAATCCAAATCATCCTTCATGCCCCCCCACCCCTAACATGTACCAGAAGCAACTGAGGATAATAATTAGTCCTGGAGCCAAGTCTAATAACCGGTGATGTGTCAAGACAAAATCAATCATATCAAGGCTTACAGCTAGATCAAATACACATAACTTCATCGACCAATAACATCAGGTTCTATCAAGTACAATAGTGATTAGTGAGTCAAGAATATCCTGAAATCAAGACATAAATTAAACATTACATACCAAACTGTGTTGATTTATGAACAAAAGTTATCCTACACATTCTTTTTGGAAAGAGAGTTAGAAAGAATTGATAACTGCCAATGCATGCTGGATAAACGGCACTAATTAGAAACCGATTCTTCCACAGTATTATGATCCAAATTTTCCAAGAACCTTGAGCAAGCAACATTGATAGGCAACTCAAGAAACTAGAACAGAAGTCCAAACATAACTTGTCATTGACAAAAACAGCGAAAACACATTATCCAAAATGAAAAACAGATAAAACATGTAAAAGAACAAGAGTATTACATTGCAACTCTTGTTTATCACTCACGGACTACCATTGTTGGAGCTACTATTACGATTAGACCACCTCCTTAAAGCGCAAGCCACAAAACTCCTACCTCCAAAAAGACCAAATCTCGACTTGGATGAGGATGTCCTTGTGGTGCTACTTGATGGAGCATTAACATCAACACCAGCAATAATTTCTTCACTGAGCATTGGTTGAAAATCCAACACCTCCTCTTGTACCCCACTATCACTTGCACTTGCATCAACCGCTTCAACTTCAACCTCACACACGTCCAAATTAACCATCAAAGATCCCCTCCTCGCCCTTAGCCAATCAGCAACCTCACTAGTCACATCTCTACACTTCTTGACCTTAATTTTCACTAAATTGGGGCAGCCCCAAGCAAAAGCCTCAATCCCCGTATCCGACACAGGACACCCCTTAATACACAGCTTCTTCAAGGCAGCACATTTTGCAGCAATACATGCAATTTCAGCATCAGCAATAGTCTCACTACCGCAAAGTGCCAACCTCTCCAATTTCTGACAATTCGAAGCAATCGCCTCCAAACTAGCAGTACTAGGATTAACACCAATCAGAACCAACTCCTGAAGCCTAGCACTATGCTTAGCAATAGCAAGCAACCCTTCATCACCAATCCTATTAGTCCTCCACCCGTCAATATGAAGCTTCCTCATCAACTTACAATTCTCCGCCACAGAAACAACCCCAACATTCGTACAATCCGGCGTCTTAACAATATGCAAAATCTCCAACTCCGGACAATTCGACAACGCAGAAAGCCCAATATCACTCACTTGCAACCTCTCCAAATGAACCTCAACCAAGCTATTCTTCTTATTAGCAACCATTTCCAACAAACTATCCCAATCCCCTAAACACCTCAACAACTTCAACGACCTCAAATTCTTCGATCCAACAATAAGCGGACCAAAATACTGTCCATTATAAAGCTCCTTCAAGCAAATCGTTTTCAACGAACCTCCCGCCACACCAGGCCCAATCGGCTCCGCACCTCCACCATCATTAATCCCTCTCAGCCTCTTAACCGACAATTCTTCGAGAAACGCGCAATGATTAAGCACCGCATTCATCCCTTTCGCTCCAAACATACACGATCCACACGAGAATTTCTTCAAACACTTGGTGTGCATAGCGAAATTAGTCATTCCAACATCGGTCAACTCTCGACACCCTCTCAACTTCAATCTAGTCAAATTAGGACACCTCACCGATATCAAAGTCAACGTTTCATCGTTCACACTCTTAGATCTCCGATCACACCGCAACGCGAGCTTCGTAACGGAATCGAACCGCGAAAACAACGCCGGCACAACAGAAATCAAATCGGCCTGAGCGTTCAACGATAACCGATGACGGCTTTGACCTTCGACGATTAGCCACCGGCGACAAACGAGCGAGCATCTTTTCCGGTCGCCGGAACTTAGAGATTGAAAAATTAGGGCAATACACTCGTCGGGAAGCTCGGAGATGAGGTCAGAATCGGAATTATTGAGATTCATAGGGGTAGAAATGGAAATAGAGCGGTGAAAAAGAGGAGGGGAGGAGATAGAAGAAGAGGATTGAGTTGAAGATGACTGCCCCATACACTTGGTAGGGGGTGTTTATgattttaatatataaataaaaataaaaagataGGGAGAGAAATgaaaaaatgagagagagagagagagagagagagagacttaTAAGGAAAGACCCGGCATAATGGATCTGAGTGTTTAGTGTTAACGGACGGCTGTTGTTTATAGGAGAGGTTGGATATATCGATGAGAGCTGGGCAGACGGGAGTGTGTTAGTTGGGTGATGGTTAAAAATATCGgaaattatttaatatatttatttttaaaatataagtaaaaaatattattttggttaCGTAATTTTTAATGGGGTAATTGTAATACATATTTTAGAATTTAGATATGTAAAAAAAGTATTAAATATACGTATTTATAGTTTGAGTATTACCATTGTCATACGTATTTGTCAAATGTGTATAAAAAAAAACTAGATACCCATTTGTCAAGATAACCTAATGGTAAATGCGTATCCAAACGGGTATTTTCAGCAATACAATATCAAAATGGGTATTTTCAGCATTTTGCGCCAAAAAATTGTTACTTTTAACATTTTTTCGTTTTACTTTTCAGGCGTGATCCACCGCAATCGATTGTTTTTAAATTATTTGTTTTCGGAAAATTTTGTTTTTATACAcgtgttttttttaatttttattttttttgttctagtttgtatatatattaagaaattataattttaaaatttatatttgatTTATTCGCGTAGGGGATCAGGACTAGGATTCTCGTTATTTTTTCTTTAATGAAGTAGGAATAATAATGTTATAAAAGGGGTTTGAAATGTAGCGAGGAGGATGTGGTATTATATTGGACACTAGTTGGGGGGAGAAAGACTCGTTCTTTTGGTATTTTTTTCTTCCACTGCCGAGTTAGATACGAGTGCTACAACACAAATTTGGAAAGGTGAGTCACCGAGAGAGAGTCTTTGACGTAAAATCATGGAATGGGCTAAGAAGAAAAAGTTGGTTAGTTCGTCGTTTGCGGCTGGGATAGGATCTCATACCAGGGGGGTCACTTGTAACGCGTTCGAGTGTCACGCTCAAGACTTGTTTGCATGGGTTTGAGGCTCGTTGCTTTTTTGACATATTTGaatgaaaaaatcatttttgTGGGATAATTGTTCAGAATTTTGCAAAGATGACACATAACGCCATTATTTCTGGGGCTCTGTCATTATTACCCGGAAGTAGTGGCGTTCTGGGATATaatcctttttttttctttttctcccTTTTGTGGCCTTATATTTGTGCATATTTGTGCGGTCCTCAAATCATGTGAGGGCTTGCTTTTGAACGCTTATATTGAATTgtcaaaaaattattttggttTTTTTTTGTTGGTTAGTGAGGTAAACCTATTTTTTAGTAtgtattttttttgtaattttaaaaacTGTATATGTATGATTTTTGGAGGTCGAGAAAGGGTGTCATGAGAAAGGGTTGCTTATTTTTTAACGACGACACATTTCACAATTTTTTCAAATatagttttaaattttattttggttGAATTCTTTTTTTTGTTGAGCGGTGATATAAACCTATTTGTAGCATGTATTTTTTTGTATGGTTTAGTTGCTTGAAAAAAGGTATCATGGGGGAAAAAATTCAGGGAAAAAATTAAAGCAGAAGTCACATGCATTCATCttcaattaatttgaaatttttgaatattatttacCAAGCTCTTTAAAAAGTAATACCATAAACGGAAGTGACCAGGACATtgaataataaagataacaagTTTGGAAGTGACCAGAACTAATAAAAATAAGTCTGAACTGAATGCGTGATCAAACGAATACGTATTACAACAAGTCTGAAAGTCATACATGAATGCAAAAAGTCAGAAGAAAATGCTGGaaacatgaaaaaagtattaatcAACCAAGGAACCTCCCGCTGGTGTGACATAGCCTCCCTTTTCCTTTCACTGTTCTACGGGGTTGCTGCCTCAGCTGTACAGGAGGATCAGGTTCCTCATCGTCGTCATCCTGCTCATCGTCATCATCCTCCGTATCCTCCTCCTACATGACTGGGGGTGTATGCATATGACGCCCTTGCTCAAACCTTTGTGAGGAGGTATCATGTCTTAACCAGGGGTCGAACCCCCTAGCCAGGGTTTGGAAATAGAATCCCGAACCACATGTCTCGGGTGGGAAACCGTATGTAGGATGTGGAAAAACCTGAACCACATGACCGTAATCTGTCTGAGTAGAATACCCCCAACTGGATCCAGCAGCCCAAACA from Apium graveolens cultivar Ventura chromosome 5, ASM990537v1, whole genome shotgun sequence includes the following:
- the LOC141662076 gene encoding putative F-box/LRR-repeat protein 8; the protein is MGQSSSTQSSSSISSPPLFHRSISISTPMNLNNSDSDLISELPDECIALIFQSLSSGDRKRCSLVCRRWLIVEGQSRHRLSLNAQADLISVVPALFSRFDSVTKLALRCDRRSKSVNDETLTLISVRCPNLTRLKLRGCRELTDVGMTNFAMHTKCLKKFSCGSCMFGAKGMNAVLNHCAFLEELSVKRLRGINDGGGAEPIGPGVAGGSLKTICLKELYNGQYFGPLIVGSKNLRSLKLLRCLGDWDSLLEMVANKKNSLVEVHLERLQVSDIGLSALSNCPELEILHIVKTPDCTNVGVVSVAENCKLMRKLHIDGWRTNRIGDEGLLAIAKHSARLQELVLIGVNPSTASLEAIASNCQKLERLALCGSETIADAEIACIAAKCAALKKLCIKGCPVSDTGIEAFAWGCPNLVKIKVKKCRDVTSEVADWLRARRGSLMVNLDVCEVEVEAVDASASDSGVQEEVLDFQPMLSEEIIAGVDVNAPSSSTTRTSSSKSRFGLFGGRSFVACALRRWSNRNSSSNNGSP